Proteins from a single region of Planctomycetota bacterium:
- a CDS encoding GxxExxY protein, which yields MDELGKKRSNELSNRIIGAGIEVHRVLGPGLLESAYEECLCYELKQSKLSFERQKALPVIYKEIHLDCGYRIDILVEKLVIIELKSVEQIEPVHDAQLLTYLKLSGLWLGLIINFNVPILKDGIKRVVN from the coding sequence ATGGATGAATTAGGGAAAAAAAGAAGCAATGAATTATCTAACAGGATAATCGGAGCGGGGATTGAGGTTCACCGCGTTCTTGGCCCAGGTTTATTAGAATCCGCTTATGAGGAGTGCCTTTGTTATGAGCTAAAGCAATCTAAGCTTTCATTTGAAAGACAGAAAGCTTTGCCGGTCATATACAAAGAAATTCATCTTGATTGCGGTTATCGCATTGATATTCTGGTGGAAAAACTGGTGATTATAGAATTAAAATCGGTCGAACAAATCGAACCGGTGCATGACGCCCAGTTATTGACTTATCTTAAACTATCCGGGTTATGGCTTGGATTGATAATAAACTTTAATGTCCCAATCCTAAAAGATGGGATTAAACGAGTAGTTAATTAG